A DNA window from Moorella thermoacetica contains the following coding sequences:
- the fliP gene encoding flagellar type III secretion system pore protein FliP (The bacterial flagellar biogenesis protein FliP forms a type III secretion system (T3SS)-type pore required for flagellar assembly.) gives MMARDLATVGRRRRQVQMPAYRSRPDWPGAGGFHRAGPVEQGTGFALEEATAVESNGRGTPPAVRQPLWPLVLGGAALLAGLVLGLRPALAQPVPVPQVNLNLAQTTDPRQVVDTVRLLILLTVLALAPALVLLMTSFTRIIVVLSFVRSALATQQTPPNQILIGLALFLTFFIMAPVYNQVKTQAIDPYLAGRITQEQALAAGARPVREFMYRQTREKDLALFVHMSGMAQPRTRDDVPLHVLIPAFIISELKTAFQMGFLIYIPFLIIDLVIASTLMAMGMFMVPPVMISLPFKLMLFVLVDGWYLVVKSLLESF, from the coding sequence ATGATGGCTAGGGATCTAGCGACGGTGGGGCGGCGACGGCGGCAGGTGCAGATGCCGGCGTACCGCAGCCGGCCGGATTGGCCGGGGGCGGGGGGATTCCACCGGGCGGGGCCAGTGGAGCAGGGCACCGGTTTCGCCCTGGAAGAAGCCACTGCGGTGGAGAGCAATGGCCGGGGGACCCCGCCGGCCGTAAGGCAGCCGTTATGGCCCCTGGTCCTGGGAGGCGCGGCCTTGCTGGCCGGATTGGTCCTGGGGCTTAGACCGGCCCTGGCCCAGCCGGTTCCCGTGCCCCAGGTGAACCTGAACCTGGCCCAGACCACCGACCCGCGCCAGGTGGTGGACACCGTCAGGCTGCTGATCCTGCTGACAGTTCTGGCCCTGGCGCCGGCCCTGGTCCTGCTGATGACCTCCTTTACCAGGATAATCGTTGTCCTGTCCTTCGTTCGCAGTGCCCTGGCCACCCAGCAGACGCCGCCCAACCAGATCTTAATCGGCCTGGCCCTGTTCCTGACCTTTTTCATCATGGCGCCGGTTTACAACCAGGTAAAGACCCAGGCCATCGACCCTTACCTGGCGGGGCGAATAACCCAGGAGCAGGCCCTGGCCGCCGGGGCCCGGCCGGTGAGAGAGTTTATGTACCGCCAGACCCGGGAAAAAGACCTGGCCCTGTTCGTCCACATGTCCGGCATGGCCCAGCCCCGCACCCGGGACGATGTGCCCCTGCATGTCCTGATCCCGGCCTTTATCATCAGCGAGCTGAAAACGGCCTTCCAGATGGGCTTTTTGATCTACATCCCGTTCCTGATAATCGATCTGGTAATTGCCAGTACCCTCATGGCCATGGGCATGTTTATGGTACCGCCAGTGATGATCTCTCTACCTTTTAAACTCATGCTCTTTGTCCTGGTTGACGGCTGGTACTTGGTTGTCAAGTCCTTGCTGGAGAGTTTTTAG
- a CDS encoding flagellar basal body-associated FliL family protein, translating to MPPKEAAEKTTEKRETRGRSLVTVLLLLVVLLLSGGYVYYFFFGGNSRGMAAAPTGNNPEPAALQKLSLDSIVVNLADPGLHHYLRAKITMEYSDPKLATELNDKLYRVRDTIISVLRSKKTDDLQNEEALKRELLTAINSQLTAGQVRALYFEEFIIQ from the coding sequence ATGCCCCCTAAAGAAGCAGCAGAGAAAACAACCGAAAAAAGGGAGACCAGGGGCCGGTCCCTGGTGACTGTCCTTTTGCTCCTGGTGGTCCTCCTGTTGAGCGGCGGCTACGTTTATTACTTTTTCTTCGGCGGCAACAGCCGTGGTATGGCGGCGGCGCCCACCGGCAACAACCCTGAACCGGCGGCGCTGCAGAAATTGAGCCTGGATAGTATTGTCGTCAACCTGGCTGATCCCGGCCTGCACCATTATCTACGGGCGAAGATTACCATGGAATACAGCGACCCCAAATTGGCTACCGAGCTCAATGATAAGCTTTACCGCGTCCGGGACACCATCATTTCCGTACTGCGGAGCAAGAAAACCGACGACCTGCAGAACGAGGAAGCCCTGAAGCGGGAACTCCTGACGGCCATAAATTCCCAGCTGACGGCCGGGCAGGTGCGGGCCCTTTATTTTGAAGAGTTTATTATCCAGTAG
- a CDS encoding flagellar hook capping FlgD N-terminal domain-containing protein, whose translation MMNVTGVTAATTGTTSTVPNKGLGKDDFLKLLAAQLQNQDPLNPVSNTDFIAQMAQFSVLEQMNNLYESFNEALMLQAVGLIGKEVTARINDQTLTGTVSKVNWSPEGIILTVGEQQVSLKDVQEVALPANASPTPAAAG comes from the coding sequence ATGATGAACGTCACCGGGGTGACGGCTGCTACCACGGGAACAACCAGCACAGTGCCCAACAAGGGCCTGGGTAAGGACGACTTTCTGAAGCTACTGGCAGCCCAGCTCCAAAACCAGGACCCGCTGAACCCTGTGAGTAACACCGATTTTATCGCCCAGATGGCCCAGTTCAGCGTCCTGGAACAGATGAACAACTTATATGAGAGCTTCAATGAGGCCTTAATGCTCCAGGCGGTAGGGTTGATCGGCAAAGAAGTGACCGCCAGGATCAACGACCAGACCCTGACGGGAACGGTGAGTAAAGTTAACTGGAGCCCGGAGGGGATCATCCTGACGGTGGGGGAGCAGCAGGTATCTTTGAAGGATGTCCAGGAGGTAGCCCTGCCGGCAAACGCGTCACCAACACCGGCCGCCGCCGGGTAG
- the fliN gene encoding flagellar motor switch protein FliN codes for MGLTEEEIQKLLQAMEAGEDQPRVEKARFAPLQPAPAPGVTADFKRIADVPLRLKAELGRTRMTVKEILDLKDGSVIVLDKLAGEPVDLLVNDIPLAKGEVVVINDAFGVRINSLAAVEEEGQS; via the coding sequence ATGGGGTTAACGGAAGAGGAGATCCAGAAGCTTTTACAGGCTATGGAAGCCGGGGAAGACCAGCCACGGGTGGAGAAGGCCCGTTTTGCCCCCCTGCAGCCGGCGCCGGCGCCCGGCGTTACGGCCGATTTCAAGCGCATCGCCGACGTACCCCTGCGCCTGAAAGCCGAGCTCGGCCGGACCCGCATGACGGTCAAGGAAATCCTGGACTTAAAGGACGGGTCCGTCATTGTCCTGGATAAACTGGCGGGCGAACCGGTGGACTTGCTGGTGAACGACATTCCCCTGGCGAAGGGCGAGGTCGTGGTGATTAACGACGCCTTTGGCGTCAGGATCAACAGCCTGGCGGCCGTCGAGGAAGAAGGGCAGAGTTAG
- a CDS encoding flagellar FlbD family protein, whose protein sequence is MIKVTTLDKREIILNAELIERIESVPETVITLTSGKKILVTQTAEEIMERVIAYRRLILQPVDSQDGVN, encoded by the coding sequence ATGATCAAGGTTACCACCCTGGATAAGCGGGAGATAATCCTCAATGCCGAACTAATCGAGCGGATTGAGAGCGTGCCGGAAACAGTCATTACCCTGACCAGCGGTAAGAAGATCCTGGTGACCCAGACGGCCGAGGAGATTATGGAACGGGTGATCGCCTACCGGCGCCTGATCCTCCAGCCGGTCGACTCTCAGGACGGGGTGAATTAG
- a CDS encoding OmpA family protein yields the protein MAVKKWQKKSEEGAPTWMITYSDLMTQLVVFFVLLFSFSVINQQKFQQFIASYQGMGILDGGVSPIVETEPAPSNYPENLQTPEAAAALARAQEMMQTYQTVKNFLTANGLESEVEVRYEDRGIALDIKERILFDSGRADLKPEARQLLDKLSGLLSRLPNEVKVEGYTDNRPIHTVQFPTNWELSTARAARVVRYFIEEHHLQPDRFMAIGYGEYHPLYPNDSPEHMAENRRVVLLLGVNGSQQTQGKEVYKNAP from the coding sequence ATGGCCGTTAAAAAGTGGCAAAAGAAATCAGAAGAGGGAGCCCCTACCTGGATGATCACCTATTCCGACCTCATGACCCAGCTGGTGGTTTTCTTTGTCCTGCTTTTTTCCTTCTCCGTTATTAACCAGCAAAAGTTCCAGCAGTTTATCGCTTCCTACCAGGGAATGGGGATCCTGGACGGGGGCGTGTCGCCCATCGTTGAGACTGAACCCGCCCCGAGCAATTACCCCGAGAACCTGCAAACACCGGAAGCGGCGGCGGCTCTGGCCCGGGCCCAGGAGATGATGCAGACCTACCAGACGGTGAAGAACTTTCTTACCGCGAACGGCCTGGAGTCCGAGGTGGAGGTTCGTTACGAAGACCGGGGAATCGCCCTGGATATCAAAGAGCGCATCCTCTTTGATTCCGGCCGGGCGGATTTAAAACCGGAAGCCAGGCAACTGCTGGATAAATTGTCCGGCTTGCTGAGCAGGCTGCCCAACGAGGTCAAGGTTGAGGGCTATACCGACAACCGGCCTATACATACGGTCCAGTTTCCCACCAACTGGGAGCTATCGACGGCCAGGGCGGCGAGGGTGGTACGTTATTTCATCGAAGAACACCACCTGCAGCCGGATCGCTTTATGGCCATAGGTTATGGCGAGTATCATCCACTTTATCCCAACGATTCGCCGGAACATATGGCGGAAAACCGGCGCGTAGTATTACTCCTGGGTGTGAACGGCAGCCAGCAGACCCAGGGAAAAGAGGTGTATAAGAATGCCCCCTAA
- the fliO gene encoding flagellar biosynthetic protein FliO, with the protein MDRELVLALVRLAIFLPLVLALAYITVRFGLGRVTGLATGSGNLEVLERVQLSNKTGLAVIRCGERYFLVGLGDGPPALLAELPDYPAEVAEAGEIKVYPLQSLEKGEPGAVTGGTGRVAELLQAGWQRLRRHDG; encoded by the coding sequence ATGGATCGCGAACTGGTCCTGGCCCTGGTACGCCTGGCGATCTTCCTACCCCTGGTCCTGGCCCTGGCCTATATCACCGTGCGCTTCGGCCTGGGTCGTGTCACCGGCCTGGCCACTGGTTCCGGGAATCTAGAAGTGCTGGAGCGGGTACAGTTGAGTAACAAAACCGGACTGGCGGTTATCCGCTGTGGGGAAAGGTATTTCCTGGTCGGCCTGGGGGATGGACCCCCGGCGTTGCTCGCGGAGCTGCCCGATTACCCGGCAGAAGTAGCCGAGGCCGGGGAGATCAAAGTCTATCCATTACAATCCCTGGAGAAAGGGGAGCCAGGGGCGGTTACCGGAGGTACAGGCCGGGTGGCAGAGTTGTTGCAGGCCGGCTGGCAGAGGCTCAGGCGACATGATGGCTAG
- a CDS encoding TIGR02530 family flagellar biosynthesis protein, translating into MAIVDPRVLTPLKAPVPAVKPSPGPIGKGARAAVSFQTVLKEQMGGLKFSRHASERLESRGINLSAQQMARLEDGVRRAAGKGARESLVLLDDLALVVSVKNRTVITAAARQDLQENVFTNIDSAVLL; encoded by the coding sequence ATGGCTATTGTCGACCCGCGAGTATTAACGCCGTTAAAGGCCCCGGTTCCGGCAGTGAAACCATCGCCGGGACCAATTGGAAAGGGAGCCAGAGCTGCCGTATCTTTCCAGACGGTGTTAAAGGAACAGATGGGCGGTCTCAAGTTTTCCCGCCACGCCAGCGAGCGCCTGGAAAGCCGGGGGATAAACCTCTCGGCGCAACAAATGGCCCGCCTGGAGGATGGTGTGCGAAGGGCCGCCGGCAAGGGCGCCCGGGAATCCCTGGTGCTCCTGGACGACCTGGCCCTGGTGGTCAGCGTCAAGAACCGCACGGTCATCACCGCCGCCGCCAGGCAGGACCTGCAAGAGAACGTCTTTACCAATATCGACAGCGCCGTGTTGCTATAA
- a CDS encoding flagellar hook-basal body complex protein, with protein MMRSLYSGVSGLRTHQTRMDVIGDNIANVNTVGFKRSAVTFKDVFYQTLRGGSAGDSGGTGMGGTNPQQIGLGVTLGSIDVVHTQGAAASTGNGTDLMIQGDGFFRVSDGTNTYYTRAGAFHFDNEGFLVTTDGLKVLGTDDNPIQIADMNDPTTMPQSYSIDKMGVVHYVDSTGAALQAGTISIAKFSNPSGLEKIGQNLYRATTSSGDPGSELTPGQGSLANTTIIPSALEMSNVDLAQEFTDMIITERGFQANARTITTSDQMLQELVNLKR; from the coding sequence ATGATGCGTTCCCTTTATTCCGGCGTGTCGGGCTTACGCACCCACCAGACACGCATGGACGTCATCGGCGACAACATCGCCAACGTCAACACCGTGGGTTTCAAGCGCAGCGCCGTGACCTTTAAAGACGTCTTTTACCAGACCCTGCGCGGCGGCTCGGCCGGCGATAGCGGGGGGACAGGAATGGGTGGTACCAACCCCCAGCAAATCGGCCTGGGCGTCACTTTAGGGAGCATTGATGTGGTGCATACCCAGGGCGCCGCCGCGTCCACTGGCAATGGGACGGACTTAATGATCCAGGGAGATGGATTCTTCAGGGTTTCCGATGGGACGAATACTTATTATACCCGCGCCGGGGCCTTTCACTTCGACAACGAAGGGTTCCTGGTGACAACAGACGGATTAAAGGTTTTGGGAACTGATGATAACCCAATCCAGATTGCTGATATGAACGATCCAACTACCATGCCCCAGAGTTATAGCATTGACAAGATGGGTGTAGTGCATTACGTGGACAGTACAGGAGCAGCCCTGCAAGCGGGGACGATCAGCATAGCCAAGTTTTCCAACCCTTCCGGTTTAGAAAAAATTGGCCAAAACCTTTACCGGGCTACAACCAGCTCGGGTGATCCGGGCTCGGAACTTACTCCTGGTCAGGGCTCCTTGGCCAATACCACCATCATCCCCTCGGCCCTGGAGATGTCCAATGTCGACCTGGCCCAGGAGTTTACCGACATGATCATCACCGAGCGCGGCTTCCAGGCCAATGCCCGGACCATCACAACATCCGACCAGATGCTTCAGGAGCTGGTTAACCTGAAACGGTAA
- a CDS encoding motility protein A, whose amino-acid sequence MTVLGIVAGIGLMVGALIMGGNPKLFWSVPSLMVTVGGSFAAVLINFSFQDIKNVFGTVKQAFTTDLMDPEELIEVFGELARKARREGLLALEDDANRLEDPFFAKGIQMMVDAMEPQMIREILETDMAYMARRHEIGYGIFKTWGNLAPSFGLIGTLIGLVQMLAKLDKPETLGPSMALALITTFYGAIMAYMIFIPLAGKLSLRSEQEMMLHQMMLEGIIAIQSGVNPRILEEHLRSFLAPVSNRRRQPGEETLSGEEAFRQRI is encoded by the coding sequence ATGACCGTGCTGGGCATTGTGGCCGGTATCGGGCTCATGGTCGGCGCCCTCATCATGGGCGGTAACCCGAAACTCTTCTGGAGCGTGCCCTCGCTGATGGTCACCGTGGGCGGGTCATTTGCCGCCGTGCTTATCAACTTCAGCTTTCAGGATATCAAGAACGTCTTTGGCACCGTGAAACAGGCCTTTACCACCGACCTCATGGACCCGGAAGAACTCATCGAGGTCTTCGGCGAGCTGGCCCGCAAGGCCCGGCGGGAGGGGTTGCTCGCCCTGGAGGATGACGCCAACCGCCTGGAGGACCCCTTCTTCGCCAAGGGCATCCAGATGATGGTCGACGCCATGGAGCCCCAGATGATCCGGGAGATCCTGGAGACGGATATGGCCTACATGGCCCGGCGCCATGAGATTGGTTACGGCATCTTTAAAACCTGGGGGAACCTAGCGCCTTCCTTCGGCCTCATCGGCACCCTCATCGGCCTGGTGCAGATGCTCGCCAAATTGGATAAGCCGGAGACCCTGGGCCCCAGCATGGCCCTGGCCCTGATTACGACTTTCTACGGCGCCATTATGGCCTACATGATCTTTATCCCCCTGGCGGGGAAATTGAGTCTCCGCAGCGAGCAGGAGATGATGCTGCACCAGATGATGCTGGAGGGCATTATCGCCATCCAGTCGGGGGTGAACCCGCGCATCCTGGAAGAACACCTGCGCTCTTTCCTGGCGCCGGTCAGTAACCGCCGCCGGCAGCCGGGAGAAGAAACTTTATCCGGTGAAGAAGCCTTCCGGCAAAGGATTTGA